A region of the Kaistia geumhonensis genome:
GCACCGCGCCGATCAAGGGGAGGGAAGGGCGCGCCGCGATCAGACCGCGACGGAATGACGGCCGCCGCGCCCGAGATAGGCATCGAATTCCGCCGCCACGACACGGGCGAGCGCGTGATGATGGGCGCGGATCTCCAGGCGGCCGCCGTCGAGGCTTACCCAGCCGGCGGCGACGAGCGGGGCGAGGCTGGCTTGTTCCGCGGCGAAGGTCTCTCCGACTGCGCCGTGCCGCTCGGCCAGCGCCGGCAGGTCGACGGCGAAATCACAGAGCAGCCGCTCGATGATCGCGGCGCGCAGCGCGTCGTCGCCCTCGAACGCCTTGCCGCGGGTAATCGGCAGGTTCCCCGCCTCGATCGCTCGCCGCCAGCCATGTTCGTCGGCTGCGTTCTGCGCATAGCCGGCCGGTGTGCGGCCGATCGAGGAGGCGCCAACGCCGACGAGCGTAACCGCCTCGTCGTCGGTATATCCTTGGAAATTCCGGCGGAGTCGACCCTCGCGCGCCGCCGCCGCCAGCGGATCGTCCGGCAGGGCGAAGTGGTCGATGCCGATCTCCTGATAGCCGCCGGCCTCGAGCAGATCGCGCATCAGCGCAGCCTGGCGGAGCCGCGCATCGCCGTTCGGCAGCGTCGCCTCGTCGATCAGCGTCTGGTGGCGCTTCATCCAGGGCACATGCGCATAGCCGAAGCTGGCGAAGCGCGCGGGCCGCAGCCTCAGCATCGCCTCGGCGGTCTCGGCGATGCTGGCTTCGGTCTGCAGCGGCAGGCCGTACATGAGATCGGCGTTGATCGCGGTGATGCCGGCCTCGCGCAAGGCCGAAAAGCTCGCCTCGACCACATCGAGCGGCTGGACGCGGGCGATCGCCTCCTGCACGGCCGGATCGAGCGTCTGGATGCCGAGGCTGGCGCGATTGACGCCGAGCGCCGCCAAGGCCTTTGCGCCCTCCGCCGTCACATGGCGCGGGTCGAGCTCCATCGCGTGCTCGAAATCGTCCGTGAAGCGGAAATAGCCGGCGAGGTCGGCGAGGATCGCCTCCATCGTGCCGGCCGGCAGGATGTTGGGCGTGCCGCCGCCCCAATGGATATGAGAGACCGCGACGTGGCCCAGTCGCGCGGCGACGAGCGCGATCTCGCGCCGGAGCGTCGCGGCATAGGCGATGAGCGGCTCGTCGCGGCGTGCTGCACGGGTCGTGCAGCCGCAATAGGTGCAGATCGAGCGGCAATAGGGAACGTGGATATAGAGCGAGATCGGCGCGTCCGACTGCGCGACCGCCTCGAGCCAAGCGCCATAAGTCTCGCCCGTCACCTGATCGGAGAAATGCGGCGCGGTCGGGTAGGAAGTGTAGCGCGGCACCATGCGGCGCGTGAGGGCATCGAGGCTCGGCGCGGGAAAGGGAGCGTTCATCGCTGTCGATCGGCCTTCATCTGCGGCCGGGGAGATGCGGCCGCTCCGATGACGCGCTTAGCGCGGGCGCGAAGCGCCGACCTTGCGCTTCGTCAAACAGGCCGCCTCAGTCGGCCCTGTCGAGCAGCATCGCCTCGTCGTCGCCGGTCATGAGCTTCAGCCGGCCGTTCTCGCCGGGCGTCGCGCGGGTCACCCGGGCGGCGAGATCGAGGAAGCGCCTCTCGATTTCCATCTCGTCCGGCGGGCAGGCCATCCGCGTCGCGCCGAGCGGGCCGATCGCAAGCCGCTCCGCGTCGAGCTTGAAGGCGCCGAAATAGCGGTTGCAGCCGCTCTTGCCGCTGACCTTGTCCGGCGCCTCGAAGGCGATGGTGGCGATCGTGCCGTCCGGCAGCGGCTTTCCTTCGAGCGCGATTACGCGCCAGCCGCCTTCGATCGCCGTGAAGGTCGATCCGCCGCAGCCATTGAGCTTCTGGCCGTTGAACTCCGCCCGCACCGCAACGGGGAAGGGCATGCCGGTCATCGTGTCGGCGCACAGATGCTGCTCGATCGTCACGTCAAGCGTGTTGCCGCCGGCGCTCACTTCGATGCGAGGATGGCCGTCGACCGTGGAGCGCGTCACGTTCGAACTCCTGAACGTGATCCCGTCCAGCGGCATCTGCAGCACCACCTCGTCCTCGCC
Encoded here:
- the hemN gene encoding oxygen-independent coproporphyrinogen III oxidase, whose protein sequence is MNAPFPAPSLDALTRRMVPRYTSYPTAPHFSDQVTGETYGAWLEAVAQSDAPISLYIHVPYCRSICTYCGCTTRAARRDEPLIAYAATLRREIALVAARLGHVAVSHIHWGGGTPNILPAGTMEAILADLAGYFRFTDDFEHAMELDPRHVTAEGAKALAALGVNRASLGIQTLDPAVQEAIARVQPLDVVEASFSALREAGITAINADLMYGLPLQTEASIAETAEAMLRLRPARFASFGYAHVPWMKRHQTLIDEATLPNGDARLRQAALMRDLLEAGGYQEIGIDHFALPDDPLAAAAREGRLRRNFQGYTDDEAVTLVGVGASSIGRTPAGYAQNAADEHGWRRAIEAGNLPITRGKAFEGDDALRAAIIERLLCDFAVDLPALAERHGAVGETFAAEQASLAPLVAAGWVSLDGGRLEIRAHHHALARVVAAEFDAYLGRGGRHSVAV
- a CDS encoding META domain-containing protein gives rise to the protein MVCLATRMTTRVAGLATILLAAPTLAAEAEPLIARGNEPSFLISIGEDEVVLQMPLDGITFRSSNVTRSTVDGHPRIEVSAGGNTLDVTIEQHLCADTMTGMPFPVAVRAEFNGQKLNGCGGSTFTAIEGGWRVIALEGKPLPDGTIATIAFEAPDKVSGKSGCNRYFGAFKLDAERLAIGPLGATRMACPPDEMEIERRFLDLAARVTRATPGENGRLKLMTGDDEAMLLDRAD